Within Rothia sp. ZJ932, the genomic segment GGGAAAATGGAGTATGACTATTCCTACGCCCTCAGTTACCCCAAGCCCTAATGTTCCGATGAATGACGCCGAAATTATTGCGTCGGAGCGGTTGAACCTCATTGAGTATTTGCGTGGGGCGGGTCCGCATGCCTCAACCTTGTGTGAGGGGTGGCAGACTCGTCACCTGATTGCGCATCTGGTACTACGTGAATCTAAGCCTCTTGTTGCTGCGGGTGTCATGGGCGGCCCGTTGGGTCAGCGTACCGAAGAAAAAACGAACGAATACGCCGATAAGCTCACCAGAGCCGGTGCTTACGACACGGCTTTGTTTGAGTTCGCGAAGTTGCACGGACCTTTGCATGTGCGTACCCGCAACCCGAAGGCGGACTGCGCGATGAACCTGTTGGAGTATTTTGTGCATACCGAGGACGTTCGCCGCGCCGAAGAGACCTGGCAGCCGCGAGAGCTAGCCCCTGAGGTGGAGAGCAAGATGTGGCAGATGCTGACCAAGGGCGCGCGTCTGATGGGCGCTAAAAAGTATGCAGGTGGCCTGACCATCAAGGCTCCCGGTCGCTCCCCCGTAACCGTTATTAAACCTAAGAACGGTTCTGCTACAACGATTACTGGAGCACCCGGTGAAATCGCCTTGCACCTTTTCGGACGTGAGCAGGCAGTCGTAGAAATCAGCTAACGCAAAAGCACCGCGTACAGGCGAAAGTTATTGCCCGTACGCAGTATTTTTATGTGGACGCCGAGGCGTTATCTCTAGCTAGCGAACCTCATGCCCCGCCTGATGTAGCGCGTCCTTGACCTCACCGATACTGACTTCACCAAAGTGGAAAATGGACGCGGCGAGTACAGCATCTGCGCCAGCCTCCACAGCCGGTGGGAAATGCTCAGGTGCCCCCGCACCGCCTGAGGCGATGAGCGGAACATTCGTCACAGCCCGCACCGCGCGAATCATCTCAAGATCAAACCCTGCCTTAGTGCCATCAGCGTCAATAGAGTTCAGCAGAATCTCCCCCACCCCGCGTTCCGACGCTTCACGTACCCAATCCAGCGCGTCCAATCCGGTTGATTTTTTACCACCGTGGGTGGTCACCTCAAAACCTGAAGCTGTGGTCTCCGATCGTTTCGCATCAACGGAAAGCACCAAAACCTGAGAGCCAAAGCGCTCCACAATCTCATTAATTACCTCGGGCCGAGCAATAGCAGCTGTATTGATAGACGCCTTATCAGCGCCGGTGCGCAACAAACGATCAACGTCCTCAGGGGTACGGACGCCGCCGCCCACCGTCAGCGGAATAAAAACAGTCTCAGCGGTTTTACCCACCACCTCGAAGGTAGTGGCACGGTCAGCAGTTGAAGCGGTGACATCCAGAAACGTTAGCTCATCAGCGCCCTCAGCGTTGTAGCGTTTGCCCAGCTCCACCGGGTCGCCAGCGTCCCGCAGACCCTCAAAGTTCACGCCCTTCACCACGCGTCCAGCATCAACGTCCAAACACGGAATCACTCGAATAGCAACACCCACCGTTGCCCTCTCTTTCACAAACCCGGTGCACAGCACCCTATAGATGAAAAGCCCGCCCCGCACACAAAAAGCGGGGCGGGCACGTTGAAAAAATTTTTATGTGCCTTACAGGCGAGCAGCCTGAATGGGCGAAACCAAGATAGCGCGAGCGCCCACCTCGTAGAGGTCATCCATGACGCGGTTGACCTGCTTGCGTTTGACCATGGAGCGCACCGCTACCCAGCCTTCACGGTCCAGCGGTGAAACCGTAGGAGCTTCAAGGCCGGGGGTTAGTTCAGTGGCAGCCGGTAGAAGGTCCTCGGAGATGTCGTAGTCCACCAGCACGTACTGGCGGGCGATCAGAACACCTTGCAGGCGGCGACGCAACTTATCGAGCGCATCTGTATCTTCTACGCCTTCACGCTTAATGAGCAGAGCCTCAGAATGCATCACAGCTTCGCCAAAGGGCTCAAGACCAGCGGCGCGCATGGTGTTACCGGTTTCAACAACATCAGCAATGGCGTCAGCAACGCCTAGTCGAATAGAAGATTCAATAGCACCATCAAGGCGGGTCACCGTAGCATTGATGCCCTTTTCTGCCAGGTAGTTTTCGACCAGCTTGGAATAAGAGGTAGCGATGCGCTTGCCCTCCAACTGCTCAACATCGGTGAACGCCCCGGCAGGGCCGGCAAAACGGAAGGTCGAACGGGCAAAATCTAGCCCCAGCTCTTCACCAGCCGGTGCTTCAGAATCAAGCAGAAGATCCCTACCGGTGATACCCACGTCAAGAGTACCCTTACCCACATAAACAGCGATATCGCGCGGACGCAGATAGAAAAATTCAACATTGTTTTCAGCATCGGTCAGTACCAGCTCACGGCTGTCTCGACGCTGAAGGTAACCTGCTTCTTTGAGCATGGTGGTAGCAGCTTCTGAGAGCGCTCCCTTGTTAGGCACAGCAATTCGCAACATAAAAAGTCCTCGGGTGATTTACAGGTATTTGTAGATATCTTCGGGAGTCAGCCCCTTGGCGATCATCATGACCTGCAAATGGTAAATCAGTTGGGAGGCCTCTTCGGCAAATTCCTCATTCGATTGAAATTCCGCTGCCATCCATACCTCGGCAGCTTCTTCAACGATTTTTTTGCCGATACCGTGTACACCAGAATCAAGCTCAGCAACAGTGCCTGAGCCTTCGGGGCGGGTTTCAGCTTTGTGGGCTAGTTCAGCAAAGAGCGCATCGAAAGTTTTCACAAGATAACCCTAGCGTGAGTGATAGTAAAGAATGAAGCTGTGACGCAATGTTTCCACCTTTTGGAGAAACTGCGCCAGCTCAGCAGTGTGCTTCTATGTGATGGGGCGATGCGGTTCTCTCACCGACACCGCCCCTACCGAAAAATTACTGTGGGCTTAGTTGATAGCGCGCAGTGCCACTACCGTTTCAAGAGCCGCTGCCATCGCTTCAAAACCCTTATCTTCGCTGGAGCCTTCCAGCCCAGCCCTGTCTAGTCCCTGCTTTTCGGTGTCGCAGGTGAGCACACCAAAACCAACCGGAGTTTTCGATTCAACGGCTACATTAGTCAGCCCCATAGTTGCCGCTTCACACACATACTCAAAGTGCGGGGTGCCACCACGAATAACCACACCGAGCGCCACCACAGCATCATATTTGGGGGCGGCAGTAGCAGCTGCGACGGGCAGCTCAAAAGTACCCGGAACGCGCACAATAGTGGGCTCAATCCCCGCTTCGCGGGCGGCACGGTGGGCGCCATCAAGCAGACCGTCCATGATCTCGGTGTGCCAGCTGGCAGCAATAACAGCAACACGCAAGTCTTTAGTTTCTTCGGGTTTCAGCTTCGTCTGAGGAGCTCCAGCACCACTCATTGTTATATCTCTTTTCTTCTCTCGTGTGCCCCTTGGGTGGGGCAATAAAACTAAGGGGGAAGGTTAGGACGCAAGACGATGGTTCATGCGCTCGCGTTTAGTTTTTAGGTAAGCACGGTTTTCAAGACGCGGTTCAACCACATCGGGCACCAGTTCAACAACCTCAATACCCAGCCCTTCAAGAGCAGTTGCCTTCGCCGGGTTATTCGTGACAAGACGAATTTTCTCTAGCCCCAAGGCGCATACAATAACCGCCGCTTGCCGGTAGTCACGCGCGTCCTCGGGTAGCCCCAATGCCAGGTTGGCATCAACGGTATCAAGACCCTGATCTTGCAGTGCGTAGGCGCGGAGTTTATTGACCAAACCAATACCGCGCCCCTCATGCTGGCGCATGTAGAGCATGGTACCGCCCAACCGGTGCAACAGTTCAAGCCCCTGTTCAAGTTGCGAGCCGCAATCACAACGGAAAGAACCAAAGATATCGCCGGTAGCGCACTCTGAATGAACACGCACAGCGTGCGGTAGCTCCCCATCGAAAGTCCACCGCCCCTCAGCGTCAACGGCAGTAGCACTCAGGTGTTCAGATCCGTCAGCAAAAGCCCAAGCACGCATCGCAAATACCCCGTACTCCGTAGGAACAAGAACGGGCTGTGTTGACTCTACGAGCTCAGAATCTACGCGAGGCATCAACTGCTCGGGCGAAACACCCGCCGAGGATGCAGATGCACTCACCGCGCGTCCTCACTCACCGCTGCAATCAGCTGCTCTATAGAAATCATGGGTAGCCCGTGTTCTGTGGCAAAAGCACGCAACGCATCAAACCGCATCATCTCACCAGAATCATGCACCAACTCAGCAATAACACCCACGCCAGAAAGCCCCGCCAGGCGGGTGAGTTCAACGGCAGCTTCAGTGTGACCATCGCGCTCTCGCACTCCCCCGTCAACAGCACGCAAGGGAAACATGTGCCCCGGTCGCGTCAGATCAGCAGGTTGAGCATTCGCGTCGGCGAGCAGACGAGCGGTCAGCGCACGATCAGCGGCACTCACACCCGTTGAAATACCGTAGCGCGCATCGCACGAAACGGTGTAGGCAGTGTTCTTGAGATCCTCATTCACTGCGGTCATTGGAGGAAGCTGCAGCGCATCGGCACGTTCACCGGGCATAGGAACACAAATGACGCCTGTGGTGTAGCGAACCGTGAACGCCAGCAGCTCGGGAGTTGCATGCTCGGCGGCAAAAATAATGTCGCCCTCATTTTCGCGGTTTTCGTTATCAACCACGATCACCGCTCCCCCAGCCTTAATCGCCTCAAGGGCTCCGGTCACGCTATCAAGGCTCGCAGTTGCACGTTCTGTGCGCTCGCTAGCTGCCGGCTGTTCTTCCTGGTGCGTCGACAGGATGCGAGTGCCCTGCACCGCAGAAACCTCCAGCATGCGCTGCACATACTTAGCGAGCGCATCCGTCTCAAGGTTCACGGTGTCACCGGTTTTCAGCTGCCCCAAGGTGGTTGCTTCGAGGGTTGCAGGGATCAACCCCACCTCGAACCAGTGCTCAGTCGCATCGGCAGGTGACACTGCGGTGACAGTCAGGGAGGTTCCAGATATGGCAATAGAGCCTTTTTCACTCAGATGGGGTGCGATATGAGCTGGTGCGCTCACGCGCACAGTGCGCCACGAATCGTGGTCTTCAACCAGGGCAACAGTGCCTACACCATCAACGTGCCCCTGCACGATGTGCCCGTCGAAGCGTCCGCCCACAGGCATGCACCGTTCAAGGTTCACCCAATCCGCGACTTTCACCGTGCCCAAGTTAGTGCAACGCAAGGTTTCACCCATAACATCAGCAGCGAAACGTCCCTTACCCAATTCTTGGGTTCGGGTAGCGGTCAAACACACACCATTGACGGCAAGCGAACCGCCGTGTTCAAGGTCGTCAATAATGCTGCCCGCGTTAATGGTCAGTACAGCAGATTCAACATCACCTGCTGCATTGAAAACGGGCTCAAGGCGCTCAACTGTTCCTACAGCACCGATAATTCCGGTAAACATACACTTCTTCTTTTCTGCGGTTCTTTTGAAAAATCTTTTACAAAGGGGTGGGCGCACCGTGAGGTGCCGGTATCAGATGCATTCGCGTGTCATTGCCAAGGGTATTAACCGCCGGGGCCATCCCCAACTCATCCAGCTGCCAGCGGCACGCGTCCGTCAAGGTTGTAATGCCCACATCAGAAACAGCCTTGGCACCTGCACCCAAAAGGATCGGTGCCTGATACCAAAACAGCTCATCGACCAAACTCTCCCGCAGGAATGCTGAGATGATAATAGGCCCACCTTCAATCATCAGGTGACGCACACCCATCGCATAGAGCTCATCAAGAGCAACACGAGGATCGCGGGTGCGCAGGTGGACAAAACCCTCACCGCGGCACACCAGAGCATCTGCAGGTACTTCACGGGTACCCATGACCACTCTCAGGGGCTGCCGCTCTAAAGGATTGCCTATCTCATCGCGGGCAGTAAGCGCCGGATTATCAGCTTCAGCTGTACCAGTGCCCACCATGACGGCATCAGCGCGAGCGCGAATAGTGTGCCCGGCAGCTCGCGCACCAGGGCCCGTAATCCATTTACTCGTGCCATCGCTGGCAGCAATAAAGCCATCTAAAGTAGATGCGATTTTAGCGGTCACGAAAGGACGCTGAGCGGCAGCAGCAGCGAACCAGCGGGCATTGAGCTCATACGATTCACTCTGCCTCAGCCCCTGCTCAACCTCAATACCCTGAGACCGTAAATAATCGGCACCACCAGCTGCCACCGACATATCCGGGTGGGCGTAGACAACCTTAGAAATTCCTGCTTGGGCAATGGCACGAGAACAAGGACCGGTGCGTCCGATATGGTTACACGGTTCAAGGGTGACGTACATCGTGGTGTCAGAAAGATCAGTATCAGCCAAATTTGCCTGGGCAATGGCGTCCGCCTCAGCGTGAGGTGTACCCGCGCCACGGTGATACCCCACATGCAAAACGTAACCGTCAGGGCTGGTAATCACAGCACCCACCAGGGGGTTTGCACCGCGCACGCCCTTGCGGGCTGCAGTCAGTGCGATATCCATAGCTTCTTCAGGAGTATGAGGCTCCCAGGGAATGTTCATGGTGTGCATAGTCTTATTTTACTTCTGCGTCACTGTGACATCGGGAAAAGCGGTCTCAACGCTCACGTTCTGCGCGGATTCCCGATTGTGGGTGCGCCACCACATGAAGAAACCTGCGAGAGTGCAGGCACCGTAGAAAAGATACATGAAAGCTGTTGCATAATAACCGGCAGACCACAGCAAGGGAACGCCCACAATATCAACAGCAACCCAGACCAGCCAGAACTCTACCCACCCCCGTGCCATGCCAAAGGTTGCCAACAAAGATCCGGTGAAAATCCAGGCATCAGACCACACCGGCTCGTACGAACCCAACGCACGGAAAACAGGAGTTAAAACCCCGGTGCCAACCAGCATGAAAGCAACCATAAACAGTCGCTCTTTAGCACTAGCCCACTGCGGTATAACAGCTACGCCCTGACTTTCGGCGCGAGTCTGACGCCAGCGGTGCCATCCCCAGATTGAAACAGCGATAAACATCACCTGACGCCCAGCCTGACCCAGCATATTCGCCGCATGCGCCTGACCGCCAAAGAGCGTACCCATAAAAACAGTAAAAAGCAGCACATTGCCAGCAATGCCCACCGGCCACGCCCACACCCGTCGGCGCATACCGCCTAAAGCAGAGAGCAATCCAAAAATATTACCGAGGACTTCGCGCACCAGAAGCGACTGATCGCCAATGTGAATCTGAGCGTCGAAGAGCCACCGCAAAAAGTCCATGTCTTTCACCTTTGCTAGTGGCTCCGGGAAAGAACAAAGCAGCATCTCAACCGCCCCGCATAAAAAGCAAGCAGGTACACCAAAGAATAACTGTTTTGCTCGTGCTACCTTCCATCCAGACTGTACTGTCGGTATCGGAATTTCACCGATCAGGCCACCTGCTACCAAACCCCTAAAAGATGAAGTTGATACCGAGTAGTTAGCGGACTATCACCGCCGGTTGGGAATCTCACCCCGTCCCGGAGCACGATTATTAGTTATATGCTCACATTATGGCACACCCGCCGTCTGCACCAAGAATTATTATTACGACCACCGCTACCGGCGAAAGCCCCCCGTGCAACGCAGTTCAAATACCCGGTATGGACGGACGCTGGGGGCATGCACCCGGAGTGAGCAGTGCCGGGTGCGCCCAAGGGAAAGTTGGGCTAGCACCACCGACTACAGGTATTCTAAAGACACACTCTTTGCCCCCGCCCACCCCATATTTTGAAAGAAACTCAGTGACTGAACAGCAGAACCTACCGGTGACCGGCACCGCCCCGCGCAGCCTCCAAAACGTTCAAAAGCGAGACACCCTTTTCACCCAAGAACGCGCGTCCGTAGTAAACGCCGTCAAACGCCGCCCTCACCAGGCAGTCGCCCGCGCTGTTAAAGGCGCACAGAAACTAGTAGCCGATGACCAGGCGAAGCAGGCGCTGAACGTCCTAACGCTCGCTAAAGATCTGGTAGAAAAAGCTGCCCCTGCTGATGCCACCGACTACTATTTAGCCCTGGCAAGCATCCACCAGCACATGGGTAGCATAGCACCGGCGCAGCGAGCACTCACCCAGGCGCAGGAACACCTACAAGCTCAGGACGTACCCACCAATTCCCAGAAAAGCGCCCTTGAAAAGCTGGCTGATAGCCTTTCTGTCTAACCGTCCACATCTAAAATCGGCAGGGACTTTCGTGATCCTGTAGTAGCTGAGGTTAGCTGGTACGTTCGTGAATATGACGAGCAAAATCTGCACGCTCTGAATCGCCCGCCAGCTCGAAGGCGTCAATAGCCTGTTGAGCGTGCGCGTGCGCTTGACGGCGTAAGCCCTCCTGCTGCGCTTTGACGATTGCTAGACCCTGATAAGCCTCACCTACCAAGAGATGAGCATCAGTTTTCGTTGCATATTCCAGCACTAACGCGAGGCTGCTTTCGGCATCACTCAGTTTGCCTTCCGCCATGAAAGAGTGAGCAATATCAAGATGAATCTCAGCGACTTTCTCGGTGTTAACGGGCTCTTTGCCCTTCAGCACAGTGATGCCGGTGGCAAGCTGTGCGCGAGCGGTAACTTCGTCTCCGCGCTGGCGGTAAATACCCGCAAGGCAAATCATATTGTGGGCGTAGCCGTCAGCACGCGCGTGGGCGGCGTACTCACGAGCGCCCACAGAATACCACTGCTCTGATTCATCGAGCAGACCCATCTGGGCGTAGATTGAACCGGTTTCGGTGGCGAAATCCCCCACCTGCTCAGCTGTGGGTTTGAGTTCTTTGAGCAAGTAGTAGGCACGTTCCATCTGCTCAACAGCGGTATCGAGACGGTTGAGGTCACGGTTAGTTTCAGAAGCTATTTTCAGTGCCAGCACCACACCGAACTTCTCATGTTGCACGGTGAACCCGTCAAGCGCGGCGTCAAGAGCGGGCAGGGCGTCCTCAAGTTTGCCCTCAGCGATCAGCTGCTGCGCAGCTTCTAGGGCGTCGTCGGGAGAAGAATAAGGGGTGAGCATCGAAAAGCGTCCTTTCTAGGAGGTTGAAGACGTATTGCTCATCAGCCCAGTAACAATAGCCCCTTGGAAAAACCTTTTCCTTTGTACCTCTTGGTCTAGCGCCTGAAGATATTCCTGCCCCTTAAGTCCGTCCCCCTGTCTACGGTTTTGGGGAGGCTCTAATCCTTCGATCAGTACGGCTTCCATCGTTGAGATCACGAGTTCCGCTGGAAAATCTTGCTGCGCAACACCCAACGATCCATCAAGCGTTACAGGTCTTAGCCCAAACCAGCTGAAACGATCCCACCGCCCAGCCACACGGTCAATTGTATGTTCGTACAGTCGAAAGCCTAGACGTTCCGCGCTTACCCTGCCTACATAAATAGTTCTAGAACCATCGTGCAGTAAATAGACTCCGGTTTGCCCCGCCATATCGATGTGCTGTTGTGTTTTATCGGTAGGATGCACGCCCAAAAGCTTCACGTTCTGTTTTAGTTCCCAGTTAACGTCGGCTCGTCGCCAGAACATGCCGAAAGCAGAGATAACACCAGAGCTTTCGACATCTTCGCTCTCTGCTGAACTAGTATCGCCGTCTTCAGAGGAATCGACCGCTAGGGTCTGCGAACCAAAGTTCTTTCTGTATTTTTCGCGAAGGTCGGCGAGGGTCTCACGGCTATTTTCTAGACGCCAGAAAATCCACCCGTTCACCGATTGAAGATTACCGGCGACTTTAGCGGCTGCCGTTGGGGTTTCATAGTGATGACCCTCAAAAGCAAGAGTTCCGTCGGCGTGCACAGCCGCTACCTTTTGTGAGTATTTCGGTGAAAGTTCCTGCCCCACAACAAGAAGATTGGCACGAATCAAATCTTTGACACTGACATCTGATGAAGCGCTCATTCTATTTCCTTCTAGGCATGAAAGTGCTTTTGGGCGGACGCGCGCAAACCGGCGATAGCCGCGGCGGGATCATCGATGTTGTAGACCGATGAGCCTGCCACAAAGCAGGTGGCACCAGCCTCAGCGGCACGAGCAATGGTCTCTTCAGTGATGCCGCCATCGACCTGCAGCATCAAGTCCAGCCCCGAACCCTCAATAGCCTTTGCTGCACGGCGAATCTTCGGCAGGGTAACATCTAAGAACTTCTGCCCACCGAAACCCGGCTCAACGGTCATAATCAACAGCATATCCAGCTCAGAAAGCATATCGAGATAGGACTCAACCGCTGTTGCCGGGCGCAGAGCCATACCCGCCTTCGCGCCGTTTTCGCGCAAGGTACGCGCCAGTTTGATAGGTGCAATAGCAGCCTCGGCATGGAAAGTCACCGACTCGCACCCAACCTCAGCGTAGGCAGGCGCGTGTCTGTCTGCGTCCTCAATCATCAGGTGCACATCAAAGGGAATAGGTGATACCTCTTTGAGTCGCTTCACCACCGGCAAACCCCAGGTCAGATTCGGCACAAAATGATTATCCATCACATCAATATGCGCGGCATCTGCCGAAGAAATCGCCTCAAGTTCAGAGGCAAGGTACGCGAAATCAGCCGAAAGAATCGAGGGATTAATATGGCAACTCATGGGCGCTCCTGAAAGGTTGGAACAAAATCTCTTACACCCAGCTCTACCAGCTGGCTACTGCCGCACACGTGACCTCTCGCGGTTGTTTGGAGTGGCGCTACTTCTTGCGAAACAGCGCGAAGAACATCGCATCCGTACCGTGTACGTGCGGCCACAACTGCGCAGTGGTAGCCTGCGGCTGCTTATTATTCGGTGCGTAACCGGGGTCAAGCTCACCGCCCAGTACCGACTCCCCCTGCTCATTGCTCAGGGCAACTGCGCGTAAAGCGCTGGCTGAATCTAGTAGCTCTACCGCACCATCAGCCACAATGTCATTCACAATGTTTTGCGTCTCAGCCATGTGAGGTGAGCAGGTAACATAAGCAATCAGACCACCGGCGCGAGTCACGGTCACCGCCGCGTCAAACAGCTCCTTCTGCAAGGGCAACAAACCAGCAATATCGCGTGGCGACTTACGCCACCTCGCCTCAGGACGGCGACGCAGGGCACCCAAACCTGAACAGGGAACATCTACCATCACACGGTCAAACTGCGGGTTGGGTTCAGTAGCCGCCGGCAGGTTCTTCTTATCGCTCACGGTTGCCGCGATGTCGCGCCCATCGCCCGTCACCACCTTGTAGACGCTACCGCGCAAAGGACGCAAGGACGCGCTCACCAGCTTGGCGCGGTGAGCAGCTGACTCGTTGGCGACCAGCTGAGCCTGACGCTGCGCGCCGATAGTAGCCAGCAAGGCCGCTTTGCCACCGGGGCCTGCACACAGATCAAGCCACAGGGAGTCTTCACCCTCAAGAGGGGCAAAAGCTAGGGCGCGCGCAACCAGCTGCGAGCCTACGTCCTGCGCACGCACAGTGCCCTCACGCACCGACTCTAGATGGCGCAAATCGCCAGAGGAGTACAGCGCCGAGCCTTCCACCAGCTCACCATCAACCGCACCAGCATCACGAGCCTCGTCCAAAGAGCCGATACCGGGCAGCTCCACCAAGTTCACGATAGGGGCGGCGTTATCAGCATCAAGCAGAGCCTCAATTTCCTGCGGCGAACGACCGTGGGCTGCCAGAGCCTGCCTAAAGGCACGTACCACCCAGACCGGGTGTGAAGCGGTCAGCGCCATCTTCTGAATATCGTCAGTTGCCTCAGACTCAATAAGCTCTCGCCACTCTTCGGCGGTCTTCTCAGAAACCCTGCGCAAAACAGCGTTGATAAAGGTTGCCGGCCCCGCACCAATCACCGCACGCGCCAAACCAACTGTCTGGTTCAGGGCAGCATGCGAAGGCACACGCATCGCCAGCAACTGGTGGGCACCCAAACGCAAAGCGGTCAGAATCTTCTGATCGATCTTCTTCAACGGGCGGTCAACGCAATGAGTCAGCACCGCATCATAGTACCCCTGGTTACGCAGGGTGCCGTAGGTCAGCTCAGTGGCAAAGCCAGCATCACGCTGATCCAGGCGATGGTTGCGCATTGACTTGGGCATCACCAGGTTCGCATACGAATCTTCGGTAGCAACCGCCTGCATCACCTCAAAAGCAACCAAACGAGCCGCGTCCGCCTCACGCGCGCGAGTTCTCGGTGCCGAAGTTGAAAAATCACGCTCATGGGACTTCTTGCGGTTGCGCTCGCGCCCCTTAGCATCACGACGCGAAGAATCGTCAGCGCGGTACCCCTGACGGCGGTCATCACCACGATTCGCGCCGGTTCGCCCCTGCCCCGCCCGATTCATACCCGAACGTTGCCCACCGCGGTTCTGGCCGTTCTGCCCACGGTTTGAGTTACCGCCACCGCGGGATGAGTTAAAGCCGCTCATACAAGCACCATTTTCTGTTCGTTGAGTGCTGAACCGGTTCCACGAGCCCAGTCAGTTGCGTTCATCATTTTCTTACCGGCAGGCTGAACCTGAGTCAGTTCCAAAGCGCCATCACCGCAGGTCACAACACACTTTTTGTTGATGATCTGGACGGTTCCGGGGGCTGTGCCCGAGATATCAGCGTCAGAGGGGACGACCATTCCCAGCTTGAACCGCGCGTCCTTGTAGGTACACCAGGCACCGGGTTCGGGGGTCACTCCGCGAGTTTGCGCGAGAAGTTCAGCGGTAGGACGCGTGAAGTCCAGTTTGCCGTCGGCGATAGTTAGTTTGGCGGCGTGGGTGGGTTCCCCGGTCTGTTCGGTGCCGGTGGCTCCTGCTTCGATTGCCTCAAAAGTGCGAGCAAGCAAAGCCCCACCGGTTGCCGCCAGACGCGCCAGAATATCTCCGGCAGTGTCGGTTCCCTCTACGCGGGTAGATTCTTCTACGAAAACCGGACCGGTGTCGAGACCAGCCTCAATACGGAAGGTATTAGAGAAGATTTCGGTCTCCCCCGCCATCAGCGCGCGCTGCACCGGCGCAGCACCGCGCCACGCTGGCAGAGAAGAAAAGTGCAAGTTAATCCAACCCTGAGGCAAAAGATCCAGCGCTGACTGCGGCAAAATCGCGCCGTAAGCAACCACCGCAGCAATATCAGCGCCCAGCTGCTTTACGTCCTCAGCAACCTCACCAGACCACTTGTTCGCTTTGATGACAGGCAGTCCCAGTTCCTCAGCCCGAGCCGCCACCGGTGAAGGAGTCAGCACACGCTTGCGTCCCACCGGTGCATCCTCACGGGTCAGAACACCCACGATCTCAAAACCAGCTTCATGCAAACCCTCTAGCGGAGCAACCGCAACCTCTGGGGTTCCCACATACAAGACCTTATACGTCATTACTTGGCACCTCCCAAGAAACCGAAAGCAGAACCGGCAGGCTTAGACGTTACGCCAGCACCGAAAGACGAAGAAACCTGCGGTGCACGCTCGCCAATAACTGCCGCAGAAACATCGT encodes:
- a CDS encoding TIGR03085 family metal-binding protein; protein product: MTIPTPSVTPSPNVPMNDAEIIASERLNLIEYLRGAGPHASTLCEGWQTRHLIAHLVLRESKPLVAAGVMGGPLGQRTEEKTNEYADKLTRAGAYDTALFEFAKLHGPLHVRTRNPKADCAMNLLEYFVHTEDVRRAEETWQPRELAPEVESKMWQMLTKGARLMGAKKYAGGLTIKAPGRSPVTVIKPKNGSATTITGAPGEIALHLFGREQAVVEIS
- the hisF gene encoding imidazole glycerol phosphate synthase subunit HisF codes for the protein MGVAIRVIPCLDVDAGRVVKGVNFEGLRDAGDPVELGKRYNAEGADELTFLDVTASTADRATTFEVVGKTAETVFIPLTVGGGVRTPEDVDRLLRTGADKASINTAAIARPEVINEIVERFGSQVLVLSVDAKRSETTASGFEVTTHGGKKSTGLDALDWVREASERGVGEILLNSIDADGTKAGFDLEMIRAVRAVTNVPLIASGGAGAPEHFPPAVEAGADAVLAASIFHFGEVSIGEVKDALHQAGHEVR
- the hisG gene encoding ATP phosphoribosyltransferase, which translates into the protein MLRIAVPNKGALSEAATTMLKEAGYLQRRDSRELVLTDAENNVEFFYLRPRDIAVYVGKGTLDVGITGRDLLLDSEAPAGEELGLDFARSTFRFAGPAGAFTDVEQLEGKRIATSYSKLVENYLAEKGINATVTRLDGAIESSIRLGVADAIADVVETGNTMRAAGLEPFGEAVMHSEALLIKREGVEDTDALDKLRRRLQGVLIARQYVLVDYDISEDLLPAATELTPGLEAPTVSPLDREGWVAVRSMVKRKQVNRVMDDLYEVGARAILVSPIQAARL
- a CDS encoding phosphoribosyl-ATP diphosphatase, which encodes MKTFDALFAELAHKAETRPEGSGTVAELDSGVHGIGKKIVEEAAEVWMAAEFQSNEEFAEEASQLIYHLQVMMIAKGLTPEDIYKYL
- the ribH gene encoding 6,7-dimethyl-8-ribityllumazine synthase is translated as MSGAGAPQTKLKPEETKDLRVAVIAASWHTEIMDGLLDGAHRAAREAGIEPTIVRVPGTFELPVAAATAAPKYDAVVALGVVIRGGTPHFEYVCEAATMGLTNVAVESKTPVGFGVLTCDTEKQGLDRAGLEGSSEDKGFEAMAAALETVVALRAIN
- a CDS encoding GTP cyclohydrolase II, translating into MSASASSAGVSPEQLMPRVDSELVESTQPVLVPTEYGVFAMRAWAFADGSEHLSATAVDAEGRWTFDGELPHAVRVHSECATGDIFGSFRCDCGSQLEQGLELLHRLGGTMLYMRQHEGRGIGLVNKLRAYALQDQGLDTVDANLALGLPEDARDYRQAAVIVCALGLEKIRLVTNNPAKATALEGLGIEVVELVPDVVEPRLENRAYLKTKRERMNHRLAS
- the ribB gene encoding 3,4-dihydroxy-2-butanone-4-phosphate synthase gives rise to the protein MFTGIIGAVGTVERLEPVFNAAGDVESAVLTINAGSIIDDLEHGGSLAVNGVCLTATRTQELGKGRFAADVMGETLRCTNLGTVKVADWVNLERCMPVGGRFDGHIVQGHVDGVGTVALVEDHDSWRTVRVSAPAHIAPHLSEKGSIAISGTSLTVTAVSPADATEHWFEVGLIPATLEATTLGQLKTGDTVNLETDALAKYVQRMLEVSAVQGTRILSTHQEEQPAASERTERATASLDSVTGALEAIKAGGAVIVVDNENRENEGDIIFAAEHATPELLAFTVRYTTGVICVPMPGERADALQLPPMTAVNEDLKNTAYTVSCDARYGISTGVSAADRALTARLLADANAQPADLTRPGHMFPLRAVDGGVRERDGHTEAAVELTRLAGLSGVGVIAELVHDSGEMMRFDALRAFATEHGLPMISIEQLIAAVSEDAR
- the ribD gene encoding bifunctional diaminohydroxyphosphoribosylaminopyrimidine deaminase/5-amino-6-(5-phosphoribosylamino)uracil reductase RibD gives rise to the protein MHTMNIPWEPHTPEEAMDIALTAARKGVRGANPLVGAVITSPDGYVLHVGYHRGAGTPHAEADAIAQANLADTDLSDTTMYVTLEPCNHIGRTGPCSRAIAQAGISKVVYAHPDMSVAAGGADYLRSQGIEVEQGLRQSESYELNARWFAAAAAQRPFVTAKIASTLDGFIAASDGTSKWITGPGARAAGHTIRARADAVMVGTGTAEADNPALTARDEIGNPLERQPLRVVMGTREVPADALVCRGEGFVHLRTRDPRVALDELYAMGVRHLMIEGGPIIISAFLRESLVDELFWYQAPILLGAGAKAVSDVGITTLTDACRWQLDELGMAPAVNTLGNDTRMHLIPAPHGAPTPL